CGCCGTGGAAGGTTATGGCCGCGCATTATTCGCAGGCGCAGTGGACGTTTCTGCTGTTGTTTTCGGTATGCTCGGTGCTGATTCCGTTCTCGTTGTACTTCTGGGGACTGCAGTACCTGGATGCAACGCGCGCCATCGTCAGCAGTTGCCTCGAGCCGGCGTTCGCTATCATGATTGCCGCCGCAGCGCTGGGAGAGGTCGTAGGGCCGCTGCAGATAGTCGGCATCGTGGTAACGCTAACGGCGACTGTGCTGGTGCAGTTGCCAGAGAAGGCGGCGCGCGAAGGTGCCTTGATCATCGAACCCATGGAGTAGGGCTGGATGTGCAGAGGCGAGACCGAAGTCGCCTTGATGTGCTGTACACGCAACAGCCAGCAAAAGCCCAGCCGTCGCATCACTGATGGGCAAAGCGCTCGAGTAGGTGAAAGAAACGCTGCGCTTTGGCGACGTCGCGCCCGATCTGCTCCTTCAACGCATCTGTAGAAGGAAACTTCACCTCGTCACGGAGACGCTTCAGGAACAGCAGTTCGACCTCCGTCTGCGCCGTCAGCTCGATTGGATGAAAGTTCAGGATGTGTGTCTCAATCGCGAAACCGTCATCGCCGAATGTCGGTCGCATGCCAACGTTGGTTACGGAATCGAAAACCTCGTCGGCGACGCCGATTCGGCTGATATAAACGCCGTCCTTCGGAACCAGTTCGTCGTAGCGGCTCAGGTTGATGGTCGGCACCGTATAGCGGTGTCCGTACCCGCGTCCGCGCCCTGGGGTTGAAAAGACAGTGAAGGGACGTCCGAGCAGCCTGCGCGTGCGATCCATGTCGCCAGCCTGCACGAGCTTCCGAACCTCGCTGCTGGAAACAACGTGTCCCCGAACCTTCATCGCGTTGTAGATATGTACTTCAAATCCGAGCTTGTGCCCGAATTCCAGCAACCGGTTCGCGTCGCCTTCGGCCTTGTGTCCGAATCGGAAATTGAATCCTTCATGTACCTCGATTGCGTGCAGGGCAGTCGCCAGTATCTCTTCGGCGAACTCGAACGGCGGCATCATCGAGAGATCACGCGAGAAGGGAAGCACGACGATTGCGTCGATCCCGATCTCCTCCAACAGGCGCAACTTGTGCGGCATCGGCGTGATGAGCGGAGGCGCTTCCCGCGGACGCAGAATGCGTACTGGGTGCGGATCGAAGGTCAGTACCACGGCCTTGGCGCCGATCTCTCTGGCGCGCTCTACGATGCGATGCAGCACGTACTGATGCGCCTTGTGCACGCCGTCGAAGTTGCCGACCGTGAGCACGCTCGGGCCAAAGTCTGCCGGCACTTCGTCGAGTTTGCGGAAGACCTGCATCACAACTCGAACTCGAGCCTTAGCCCGTCGTAGGCGAGGCGAACATTGTCCGGCAGTGCGCGGTTGGTCTCTTCGTGTGGAAGGTCGTGCGCTATATGCGTAAAGAAAGTACGCTGCGGTTTCAGGCGCTCCACGATTCGCAATGACTTCTCGATTGTGGAATGTGTTGGATGAGGCTTATAGCGCAACGCATCCAGGAACAGGATATCGAGCCCCTGTAGCGCGCTCAATGATTGCTCGGGCACCACGCTGAAATCGGTGAGATAGGCCGCGCTCCCGAAGCGGTAGCCGAAGATCTCGTTGTCCCCATGGAGCACGACCACGGGCGTGAACTGTTTCCCGCAAACTTCAATCGTCGAGTCGATATCGAGCAGTTCCACTTGCGCCAGACCGCCGTACTTGTAGTCGGCGTCGAAGACATACTTGAAGACCGAGCGCAGGACACGTTGCGTCTGGTGGTTTGCGTAGAGTGGCAGCTTGCCTCCGCCTGTGACGCGCGGGAAACTGAGTGGACGCAGGTCGTCAAGTCCGAGAATGTGATCGGCATGACCGTGGGTGTACAGCACGGCATCAATCCGATTGATGCCCTCGCGCAAGGCCTGCTCGCGGAAGTCCGGCGTGGTGTCGATGAGCACACGGTGACCGTCCCACTCGATCATGACTGAAGGGCGGGTTCTCCGGTCGTGCGGGTCCGTGGACGTGCATACGAGGCAATCACAGCCGATCGTGGGCACACCCATGGAGGTGCCGCTACCGAGCACCGTGAGGGTTGCGTTCATTTCTTAAAGCCGGCCAAGGGATCCGGCGGCATCGGAGCCTGCGGGGGTCTCGTGATGGCGCTGGTGATCTCGAGATAGGCCATGCGCAACTCATACAGACAATTCTGTAGCATGATGTCTTCGCGTGATGTCAGATTACCCTTGGTTTTCTCGGCCATGATGGCCAGCGTGTCGATCGTCTGGCGCGCGCCGATCAGGTCCGCACGGGGTGGCATGCCTTGTTCTTGCATGCCCTGTTCCTGCACGAGTCCGAGCTGCATCAGGGCGGTCATGTAGATCGAGGCGACGAACTTCTCAAACGTCATCTCGAAATCCTGCACATTGCGGCCGCCGCCACGCGCGTTAAGTTCCATTTGCAGATGCTGGTCGAGTGACCTGGTGCGCTCGGTGTACCTGGAGAGCTGCGCGTCGCGTTCTTCCGCCGATGGTCCTTCCGCGAGTTCTCCTTCAGGCGGCGCCGCTGGAGGCTCAC
This genomic interval from Clostridia bacterium contains the following:
- a CDS encoding bifunctional riboflavin kinase/FAD synthetase → MQVFRKLDEVPADFGPSVLTVGNFDGVHKAHQYVLHRIVERAREIGAKAVVLTFDPHPVRILRPREAPPLITPMPHKLRLLEEIGIDAIVVLPFSRDLSMMPPFEFAEEILATALHAIEVHEGFNFRFGHKAEGDANRLLEFGHKLGFEVHIYNAMKVRGHVVSSSEVRKLVQAGDMDRTRRLLGRPFTVFSTPGRGRGYGHRYTVPTINLSRYDELVPKDGVYISRIGVADEVFDSVTNVGMRPTFGDDGFAIETHILNFHPIELTAQTEVELLFLKRLRDEVKFPSTDALKEQIGRDVAKAQRFFHLLERFAHQ
- a CDS encoding MBL fold metallo-hydrolase, whose protein sequence is MNATLTVLGSGTSMGVPTIGCDCLVCTSTDPHDRRTRPSVMIEWDGHRVLIDTTPDFREQALREGINRIDAVLYTHGHADHILGLDDLRPLSFPRVTGGGKLPLYANHQTQRVLRSVFKYVFDADYKYGGLAQVELLDIDSTIEVCGKQFTPVVVLHGDNEIFGYRFGSAAYLTDFSVVPEQSLSALQGLDILFLDALRYKPHPTHSTIEKSLRIVERLKPQRTFFTHIAHDLPHEETNRALPDNVRLAYDGLRLEFEL
- a CDS encoding DUF1844 domain-containing protein, which codes for MPKNDKNSEFVVTDRRKFTLEGELKPGSEISEEPEQTAAPEPPIAPEPPKSEPPAAPPEGELAEGPSAEERDAQLSRYTERTRSLDQHLQMELNARGGGRNVQDFEMTFEKFVASIYMTALMQLGLVQEQGMQEQGMPPRADLIGARQTIDTLAIMAEKTKGNLTSREDIMLQNCLYELRMAYLEITSAITRPPQAPMPPDPLAGFKK